From the genome of Lasioglossum baleicum unplaced genomic scaffold, iyLasBale1 scaffold0021, whole genome shotgun sequence:
GACAATTATGCATTCGTTCATTAGAATGCAGCTAGACATGTAAGTATAgctttacatatgtatatgtaaacatTGTTACAGTACATATTTCAAAAGTCGGCGTACTAAACTCGAAGAAGAAAAGAATAGGCGTTACACGTATTCTCTTCGTTTTTTCTTCATCGTGAGACAAAGCTAAGAACAATAAAATCGAAACAAAGTGATCCCAGTCAGGCAAATCCGCTTCGAGCAAATGTTGATCAATGTCTGAGATCGCCTTTGCGAGCAAAAGGCGGTCATTTTGGTGCCACGACCATGTTTGGAGCAGAATTTGGTTCCTACATGCTATGAATTTGCCGACTCAAACGTGTCGACAAATGGGGAGCCTAATGCGGAAACAGGTGGCTCGATATTTGAGTGCAAAGCTTGTAGCTggaattccatgccaaatcgagaGCAAATCGAGGCCAAACCTTGGCCCCGTGAAGGGGGCAGGTCGGTCGCACTAACAGCGGACATAATAAATCATATATTGCTATAAAACTTGCGAAGTATCTAagtaaattcagtcttgtagtttttataaaacaacgtaTACCAGACACATTTTGTGCTCAGTATGGTTAGCGTTGAAGGAGAAACGCAATCGAtgttctgcggatttttattgaaaattaaaattgtctgcgtTAAATTCAAAGCGCGGAGACGTCATAGTCATTTACTgcttattttaaagaatttaggGAGCTAGAAATAACAATATAGTCTTTAACTTCCTTAAATATATCCACTCTAAGCCACTGTAAGCACCCTGCTCTTGATTCGCTATGAATTTTTCACCAAACCTGTCTACAAATCCCGACCCATCCGTTTCCGCATTAGACTCCGTATTTGAGTGCAAAGTTTGCAGACggaattccatgccaaatcgaggTCAAACCTTGCCCTCGTGCAGATGGCAGGTCGGTTGCACTAAGAGCGGACTTAACCTTGCTCCAAGAATAAATATCGGGCAAAATCAAAGTAAATCCTGCTGTAGGAgggaaaatcgaattttatttaagtTTCCAAGTTATCTAATTTTAAGTGTTTCATgtattttcaatataatttaaatatatttacccTTTACTTTACGTTAGTCTTAAATGTGCGCGATCGTCGAAAAACGAaacgaacttttgggacaacctagtaattcttttaaaattctgtaatcaataaaaatatttacttttcAGAAGCAGTTAAACACAATCATAATGAAgcgaacatttatatttttgataAAGTGACAATTTCGTCTATTGCAGAAGTATACATAGTACGAGGAGAATCATTTAAAATGTAtagaaaaatgtttaacaaCGATGCTTATGTGATATTGTTTTCGTACATGCAATGTCTCGATTATGTCTTGTAAGTcttaataaaatgattttcttagGATATGTTTGAGGgttgtaattgtttttaaatacggTTTGGTGTTGCAATTACTTTTGTATTTGAAATTTATAAGGTGTCATGTCTATTATCAATTATACGATTACATCTACCTACCTTTCGAATGTCTATGAGAAAAAATACGTGCTTCTTCAGAAATAGGGCGCAAATGCGTGTCATTGTTATTCTAGTCGCCATCACCATACCGTATGAGAAACGATTAAAATGATTTTCAACGATTGCAATACGGGATCCCGACCTAAATTATAAGAAACGCCACAATACCCCTATTCCTCTTAGTGTCAACTGCATCTGCTTcgttaaaatataaaaagggGAAAGggaatataaaaagaaaattgtcaTTTCTTACAATGATGTACATACCCTCCccattttatcgacgatgtgccattcgatagggcaccacaagaaaaaacatactgtgcaaaatttcaaccctgtatctcgatctggagggtagttatggggtaaaatcgaaaaatcggtATTTGGCCCATTttacctagttaatgacgtttagaaattctgagaaaaatctgacatatgtcaagaacccaaatacatactttgcaattggtttcagatttttaaagtgaaaatcctgcttgtaaaaaatcaaaaacctcaaaaacatcgaaaaaatgcagatttcacatggaagttctagagtgacaacatttatatttttatagtagcggtatattgttacaagtattgttcatgaatttttaccgattttttcgacgttttttccgcgaagatctAAGCTATCCTTAAAATTATTACGTTCTAAATTTAtgctgtaagtctatcaggctctgataaatcTTGAGCAttgtttcaaaattcgtcaatttgacagaattataataagaaatgattaactacGTTACTTCTCGTCACCCCGTATAGATCACCAGAATCAAATTACACTAAAATGATCAGTAATTACATAGCAACGTCATTTTTGACAGCTGTCGGCGTTAGGAACGGGGCAAAGACCTTTGCCTCTTCAGACATTTGCGTGTCTCGAGTTTGGTGCTAAGGGAGTGGTGTACGATAAGTAGTGCAAATTTGTCGTGGCCATAGAATAGCAGAGAAAAATCGCGCGTTAACATATTTGTCTCGAGTGCGACGCCCTGTTATCTCGTGACTAAATAACATCTAGCAACACTTCAAAGTTCTCGATTTTTCTACATAGTGTTGACCCACCGCAagataaaatgtatataaaggGACGTTCGCGTCGCGATGGTCAACTGTTTCGCTAAAGGTTTGAAGATGGATCCTCGATTACTAAGTGTAATTGTGATTTTAGTCGGTTTCGCCGAATTCGTGAATTTTGTTCTCACTAATCCAATCGCAGACTCTTTAGAATCTTCGTCTGAACTCGAGAAAATCTTTTCAGATTGTAAACACTCGGATTACAGGACTTACATACAGTGCctgaaaagagaaaagagacATCCATATGGATATCGCAATATGGGTTTGTTACAATATTCACGAATTTTCCAAGAGAATTTACATTTCGATAGCTAGATcttcatttattattttcaatgtgTCGATCCGAACAATAAAGTTCGAAGTATGTAATTATAAATAGTTTATAAATAAGTAGAAGCGACTTCTTGCGAGTGTTAACATGTATCTATATTTTATTAAGATCATGTTTGCTTGGAGGCATGCCTACCGGGCTGTATAAAGGAGAGCCACGCCTGCGAGGAGACTTGTAAACATTGTGTACAGACGAGGAAAACTAGAAATCGTACAGTTACTATCACTGAAATCGAAACGGGATCAGAGTGCACTGCCGGAAATTGCACTAAAGTCGATGAACACAAACCAGTTGTCGTTAATGTCACTAATCATATTCACATTCATAACTATTACAATAAAACCACGGAAGTGATTCCACCCGGAAGTAAGTAATAAGTCATTTCCCTTAATGGTCTTCAAATTATACATGATATATGTAGTCCTAATGTTCTGCATTTTATATTTCTCTGATAACTATTTTTTGTTAATTAGAGTCGCCTACACATTGTCCGTGTTATCACATTACTTGGCAACCATGCTACTGTCGTCCTCAGTATCCAATATGCCAATATCAACAACAATGGCCTTGCATTCCGGTAAGTTCTAGTATTCAGAGtaattgtatttgtattttaaGCACTTTTTAATGAGACACTGTCCCACAAATTTTCACTTTTTCAAGCTCGTTTcccaaattgaaaattgtaggaaaatttgaaaaattgaagatgtcaatatatgatttctcatctattaaaattattgggggaagaaataacattctgtttggtgtctattccttgcaatcgatatacagacaacttttattttacataaagattcgcagtctagttatcactaactaatcaaaaagttttgactgatGACtgttttgctatgactaacattcaaaaagactgtattagtcatttttaaatattagttgattattgtccTACTACGAGGCTCGATAGATTTAGCGTTAATGTTTAAGGGCCTTGGGACACGTTTTTCCGTTATCAGATCGAGCTCAAATTTTccacagattttttggttgtTAATTGGAACAAGTAGTGAGCATTCTCATATCCTCTCTGGTCTTGCCTACTGTAAACATGCTTGAATGTAGAATACTGTCTAAACATGTCTACcattcaattttttttgtatataaaaaagatttaacataaaatatttgacattttctttgaaatgaaatttctgAAAAGATAAGAATGATGGAAAACATGAACTTCTCAGATTTAAGCAAGTAATGGGataatgattagacagcggatcttgatgcaaaataagaattttctacccgaattgcacaacaacctggagtgaaatagaaatgtattttgtttcttaatatgtttaatagatagACAATAATGTAAccgtatttctaaattcttctaatgtttttactgttttgaattacacccaTTTATTCttgtcataactgcataaaatccgctgtctaataatgataTACGCAgtttgatattttttaatatatgctgacatattttttatttatagtatGGCGGCGGATATGGTGGCGGATTTGGCGGCGGATTTGGCGGCGGATTTGGCCAGATCGAGGTTGTCCAAGCTAATAACTGCGTTTGTCCTAATGATGCTTCACAGTGCGATGCATGTAATCCTCCTGTCGGATGAGAGACACTTTCTTGACTAGTCTAGTTGTACTATACATAGTATAACTATTTTTAATAACTGAATAATTGTAACAATTCTCAGTTTAATAATGTGTTGGTAAAGGGTATCAACAATTTCTACCTTTTTTTATCGAAATTTGAGAAACAATACAAAGcatgataatttattattatctcatttttttcttacaacctgGAGATTTTTCCAATAAAACCGGAGTCTCCGGGCGAAAACTGGAGAGGTGGCAACCCTGGTTGGCCGTTTGTGTTTCATTCAAAGGTACATACTACTATCTAATTCTAAGTACATATTTACCCTAAATATCCTGAACACATTTTTAGCATCCCGTATACGGCAAATATTTGAAATCAAACAATAATTTTGTGTACATATAGTGCTGAAGAGACCAaaggaatattatttcattaaaactTTAGTGAAGAGTTATTCCATACATTATTTTATAGTCAATTCTTGGAGTAAATCGCAgtacttttatatttaaaacGTCTCTTCGTTTATTCAATGCATCTCTTCAGCTCTtcagtatatgtatgtagaatTTGTACAAACCTGTTTCATAGGGGAAAATATGGATCATTGAATTCATCAGAAAATACAGTGGAAATACTTTTCGCCCACGAAAGGCAATAAAATACAGAAATATAATCGTAATTATACATAGAAATACAATGCACgcgttaatataataataaattatataataataaataataaatatctgtTGCCCCGCACACGGGACGAAAACTCTATTTTGAGATGACTAACATTTTGTGCTACAActtaacaaataaaaaatctatgtAAAAGTAAAGTATGATAGTTATATATAGTTTAAGCGAGAAATGTATTTCTAGATTGTtactattaaatgttacatagGTTTATATGATACATAGGTCTTTTAGCTTCACTCTACTTTCAATAGTGCTTAATAAAAAGGGACAAATTGTGTTTTTACACATTTATCATAACGATTATATAATTATTCACAGGAGTAAAACAGCTATAATTTGCATCGAACGAAAAATGATCGTTCAGTACCGACCAACTGGTTAGTTAGTAGATTTTaaagtttaaataattaatataatgttACTGAAAAACATCAGTTTCATTGCAGTTGTGAATTTTGCTAATGGAAGAAATCGATTCGATAACCATAAGAACCGAAAAAGAACTGTTTAGAACCGATCGATAttagttgaaaatttcgattgttcataattgttttaatcagaacctttatacagggtgttcaactATAGCTAGAACAAATTTAAGGCGTTGTTCTCCATGACAAtacaagacgaaaatgaagaattaattataaacacttataaataacaattataaatcCGCCTACAATGCAGCAACCCGACCAACAGAGAGGTGTACGttgcagtccgatcgaaaatgtttttatcagcttttgcatggtttcaagagagttTTAACgtgattataaacaatttttcgtcAACTCTTTTCGTTAATGTATTTTTAAGGTCACCttgaattttttgcaaatacataAACATATAATTTTTGTACGCCTATgtgttagaggatttcaaggcgaattcggGAATGTATCATAACAttcaaaaaattgcttttttaatctttttttacaaaaaatttgctaatATAATCACGTGAAGGTTCTTTTGAAACCTACACAtggaaaaaatttttgtaatcacattaaagctctcttgaaaccatgcaaaagctgataaaaacatttttgatCGGGCAGCTGTTATtataataacagagtaatctctactgacgACGAATCgtggatcaccctgtatatcagtgTGCCCTTTTTTTAAGAGCGGTGGGGTAGTGCTGTTACGCACACCCCCTAAGGTGAAAGGGGggggggtagtgtggggctcGGCTCCCCCTAAGATGGATTTTGGGGGAACCGGACTTATCCCTACCCATACTCgctaaaaccccaccgcccaaGGGCTCACACCCGTTTCCTCTTTTGTAGTCAAGAGGGGGAGCAGCCAAGGTCCCACAACTCGTATTGCTCCTGACTGCtcctaatatacagggtgtctcaaaattcgtgaaaatcccgaaagggggtggttcctgagaccatttcaagcgacactttcctttgcaaaaatgttatccgcggctttgtttaggagttattaacgataaacacggaccaatcagggcacgactgtgccaactcacgTCTAGGTCGtgccctgattggtccgtgtttatcgttaataactcctaaacaaagccgcggataacatttttgcaaaggaaagtgtcgcttgaaatggtctcaggaactaccccctttcgggattttcacgaattttgggacactatCGGTGTGCCCTTTGTAACGGCATTCGCTACATTAGCGCAACCGTGCAGCCCTCTTAAAAGCAGGCAGAATCCAGGACCGAGCTGCCTGCATTCTGCCAGGCAGATCCTACCAGCAGAATGCCAGACATCTGCGCAACAATAAGTATAGGCAGGGTGCTCTGttcaaaatcgagcagattccgagcatcctcaGCTTCGAGCAGCGTTCTGCCAGCATAATGCCTTTCGGTGTTTCTGAAActtattttcttctttattttcgtCTTACATTGTCATGGAGAACCAACCCTTTAAATTTGCTCCCACCCatagtcgaacaccctgtataacagttTTAAACAGTCATCTTCAGAACCGTTTCACACGAGCCTTGTCCAATACCTATTGATTGAGGTCAATTTATCTCTAAAAGTTTAAATTGGTTCCACTTGAAACGTGCTGCATGCGATAGGTGTCTTCTTATCCATAGAAATACATGCTACAtatcagtggcgcacccagggggggggccatggggccaagtcccccccccccaagaaaaaatgtttagcttccaaaaataaaatcgcggaatagctctCGACAGATATGTTgggtaaaaagaaaaaaaaaggtcatcacgcaaaaccgagggctgggttcaactgcccccccccccccaagattgcatcctgggtgcgccactgctacattgtatacatataaaagtaTACACTAATGAAATGTAAACTGAAAGATAAAATGTATTCTTCTCAATGTTACTGTAAACACCATCGATCTGCTTTGATAACCCGAATTGCGACTTGAGATAAGAGTTACTGCGTTAGTACATCCGGATATCACTCTAATCTTTGACTATCTTTGCTTTATACAAAGATATATTGTTGTATTAgaatacaaactgtaatttgaTCATAGTATGCACGTATTCTGACAGGATAACTTCTACGTAATTGTTTTTCTGCGGTATTATTTTATCGCACCCTATATCTTAATAGTTTCGCtacctacagggtgtcccgaaattccttcaacatccggaaatgggaggttccttagatcatttgaagcaacattttccttagcaaaaatgttatccgcgactttgtttaggagttattaacgaaaacacACGgtcccggcgcgccaactgtctattggccgactgtgccaactcgcatctaagtcgcgctctgattggtccgtgtttttcgttaataactcctaaacaaagccgcggataacatttttgctacGGAAAATATTGCTACAAATGATCTGAGGAACCTACAATTTCCGGATGTTGTAgacattttgggacaccctgtatttgtcACTTTTGAAATGTGATTTCTGATTTTCTGAAGAATTTTAACCGCTTGCCGTATTTCAACGAGAGTCGCACTCGtcatgaaaattttaaacaaagtctgaCAAATATGACAAAAAcgcatttctttttaaatgaaacaaaatttgattcgtttgtgatcaatatttaagcattcaaataaatgtagccatagaaAAAATCtagattttcttttttcttctacgacatttctgGGGACaatgacgttttaatcactgtaactgtaaagaaaatgatacggcgagGGAAGTTATGCTATGAAGCTCATCTGTAATAGATTGAAATGTTCCCCGTCGGAAGAAATATCGCCAAcagcgattttttaaaatattctgaGGCTTTCTCATCCACTTGTGCGGAGTTTTATCCCGAATGAGTAACATATGACAAATACTGCAAGTGTTATTGTGACAGCGACGTGTCTGTGTGTCCTTAATTACTGCTATTACCGTGAAATAACACTCCAGTATTCGATTTTTCTATATGTCGGCAgataaaatgagtataaaagaGCTTCTACGATGCAATCGTCCATTGTTTCGTTAAACGTCTCAGGATGGATCCGCGAGTGTCGTTTTCAGTTCTAATTTTCGCCGGTTTCGGCATGTTCTTTAACGTCGTTGTCGCCAACCCGGCCGCAGTATCTAAAGACATTTCATCCGATATAGCAGAACTTTTCCAGGATTGTAAAATTTCGAATTCCATCACTTTCACAGAGTGCTTGAGAAGAGTGAAAAAGCAAACGCATTTGCATGACATAGGTTTGGCACAAtgatctatacatatacatatacaccttcaaactagtgggttatcaaatcacttcaaacgaaaaaatggtgTCATTAGTTTTCTTTTAACTCTAAATCTCtgggaaatgatgtatagcatgtcaaGAAAAAAATCTATCCGTACGTGGTATTGGacaaaccacaattttcttgaaattctgcaaATTTAACACAGATTTTCGAGGTGAAAaaccataatctctctatttttcccctattctgcaatatttcggctttaatttaaaagaaaaacaatcatcgctctatctcatttctatcgaaagttctttgatcgAAGTCAAACACAAAATGATGAAATGAAAATCGACCGTGTTATCCAACAATTCATTTTAAGGATTTTCCAACGCAGTTTCCTTCATGGAACCTTGACCCTTAAGAAAATAGAATCCAAAAATTTTTAAGACTAAAAAAATACATACAAGGAATCTCCTGCAAAATAATAtctgcaatttaaaaaaaatagggTTCCGCAAGTTCAAAAAAGAAATGCGCACATGTTTATTGATAAAAGATAATGAAAAcacacttcaattttcaaatttcagaaCAAATTTTTGGTTGGGTCCGACATTTATcctaattttttcgaaaaccgtttgttaATACGTAATAGGACATGAAAGAtagataaattatataatagataataaataattaagaagatattcgagaaaaacgattttatgagtatttaattaattattttaatgtttgatCGTGTTGGGGCACGTTTTCCAGGTCAGTGGACACTCAAAATTTGCATGgattttttttatgtatttagaACAACCCTCGGGggtgccgtaaaagaaattcaaaagtcgaaaataagagtCACCCTAAtatttatgtacatatacacTCGCCGCGGAAAATATATTGACAAgcttgaaaatttgttgttttaTCCCTCTgtgaatcaaaaatattttacttcgaGCTAAAAATCTGAAAACTTTGTATGTAGACTAATATGATAGTGCTTAAACCAGGAAAAATCATTTCCCCACCTGGCTTGTGGAGGATGTCGAATACATTCGACATTGTCCCTCAAAGACACCAAATATTGACAACTCTTACCCACACAATAGTTTTATAAAACAGTTTTTCataaaacatttatttagatttaatgTATTACGGATAATAACACCTATATGTCATTAAGATTCTATTTGTCTGGAACGGTGTATGGTGGAATGTGCAAAGGTGAGAAGAGGAGACTGTGCAGAAAGTTGTAAATATTGCACGCAAAGAACGGCTAGGTATATAAACCGCGTGATTAAtatcactgaaaccgtagaTGAAAGGAACAATAATTCAGTATCCAATACACCAGTTATCGTTAATGTCACTAATCATATTCACGTTCATAACCATTACAACACCAGTTCTGCCAAGACTGCTACCAGTCCTAACACAATAAATGGTAAATAATACCTCGTTTCCCCTAAATGTTCTTTAAATTAAGCAGGATGTAcatcaattttaatatgttcaatatgcTTGGAATAACGATTTTTTCTTAATTAGTGAACCAACAGTATTGTCCGTGTTATTTTACGACCTGGTTTCCATGCTACTGTCATCCTCAGTATCCAATATACCAATATCCATATCAATGGCCTTATTTTGGGGTAAGttctattattcaaaataattcTATTCAGTACTCTATTCTTCTATTAAGTTAAGTGTCTCTTAATGAGACTGTCCaaccaattttaattttttctataCATCTTAATAactcgattttatgcatttttgacaaaaatgagtaggtgccatttcaaacagtgaaaaaaGTAACACTTTAACCGTTCTGTAGCCAACCAGGTAACCGGGTATTCAAAATATCAAATTTCGCTAAATGTTTCTGAAacttatatatatttcttaattAGTGAAGTCCATCTAATTCGTTTAATTCAGCAAAATTGCATAGTTATTGCTAGTAAAAtacctatacatatgtatacagttgtgtggttcacgcaacttgcacacctatacagGGTAGGTCGCCACattttgccacctcaaatacctttgttgtttttaaagatacgtcaaatgtctgaaggacaaagttgaatggtaaaatgggacttatacgataccaaaaaaatttttgtttttacgtaattttttttagagatatgaaggtcaacttcatttttttttaatggaatgaggtatttcttaatacatcaatcgatgcagctgaacattcgttataaaaaaagctagtagttcaggagatatttcaatttaaataactctaaaatacaaTTACTGTCGTGCTAATTGTAAgatgttacacaagtaagtaaacactaacgtcttagtacacacgacagtaatggtattttagagttatttaaattgaaatatctcctgaactatactaacttttcgacatacataggttagtacttatttataacgaatgtccagctgcaccgattgatgtattaaaaaatacctcattccacttaaaaaaatgaagttgaccttcatatgtcctttacgcgtccgtcTACAAAAAActactaacatctgattaatgccccctcgaaaccaagcaagttccatctgatgcatttctttTTAACACCAATAGcaaccgagttattcaggtggcctgtttctggcgcctcatcCTGTATAACTTCCAATGtattatgcgttgcacgaaaaagttttgtatacagaagttgcatactctgaaggggtacattatgtagtgtgtTTATATTTTGTAGGTGGAAGCATTTCGGAaatttgaaggtcgactttgtttttctaaatggaatactatattttctaTACCAAAAGATGGAAGAATATCGAATTCtgtgtaaaaaagtattgaccttcattagctctaaacctaataattaacgagtaaaattttcaggaaataaagtgaaattactcgttaattattaggtttacgactaatgaaggtcaatacttttttactcagaattcgacattcttccatatttcgttatcaaaaatatagtattccatttaaaaaaacaaagccgaccttcaaatctccgaaacgtttccacctgtaaaaaagataaatacattacataatgtaccccttcagaccatgcaacttctgtatacaaaacttttttgtgcaacgcatacttCGGAGTttatataggtgtgcaagttgcgtgcaACCggtcggacgggtggtacaaccgagcaggggggaatactacatgtaaaaataagtctaaaaaaggaataacatttttttgtttgacgcttagcgcgcgttttcgagaaaatcgagtttggaaATGCATCGAATACACgcgctattgcataggaatcgtctgacgtgtctgaccatgatcaaccaattctactttctgcatatacagggtggtccacgcaacttgcacacctatattaacttccaaagtatgcgttttgcacaaaaagttttgtatacagaagttgcatggtctgaaggggtacattatgtagtgtatttaattttttttacagatggacgcgtaaaggacatatgaaggtcaacttcattttttttaatggaatgaggtattttttaatacatcaatcgacgcagctggacattcgttataaaaaagtaccaacctctgtatgtcgaaaagttagtatatagttcaggaaatatttcaatttaaataactctaaaacgccATTAGTTACATAGTACCaagttagtacgacagtaatggtgttttagagttttttaaattgaaatatctcctgaactactaacttttcgacatacataggttagtacttttttataacggatgtccagctgcatcgattgatgtattaaaaaatacctcattccatttaaaaaaaatgaagttgaccttcatatgtcctttacgcgtccacctgtaaaaaaaataaatacgctACACGATGtatcccttcagaccatgcaacttctgtatacaaaactttttcgtgcaacgcatactttggaagttattacaggtgtgcaagttgcgtggaccacacTGTATGTActgaagcacgcgaacctggcggaactttaaactcggttttctcgaaaacgaagcgtcaatcgaaaaaatgttattcctttttttcgactcatttttacatgtagtattacCCTCTTCTCgtttgtaccacccgtccggccacaccttgTATAATATCAGACTCAtcttataaaaagaaacttcagAGGATTTCATATCCGGTGT
Proteins encoded in this window:
- the LOC143219149 gene encoding uncharacterized protein LOC143219149 isoform X2 gives rise to the protein MSYHVCLEACLPGCIKESHACEETCKHCVQTRKTRNRTVTITEIETGSECTAGNCTKVDEHKPVVVNVTNHIHIHNYYNKTTEVIPPGKSPTHCPCYHITWQPCYCRPQYPICQYQQQWPCIPYGGGYGGGFGGGFGGGFGQIEVVQANNCVCPNDASQCDACNPPVG
- the LOC143219149 gene encoding uncharacterized protein LOC143219149 isoform X1, translated to MVNCFAKGLKMDPRLLSVIVILVGFAEFVNFVLTNPIADSLESSSELEKIFSDCKHSDYRTYIQCLKREKRHPYGYRNMDHVCLEACLPGCIKESHACEETCKHCVQTRKTRNRTVTITEIETGSECTAGNCTKVDEHKPVVVNVTNHIHIHNYYNKTTEVIPPGKSPTHCPCYHITWQPCYCRPQYPICQYQQQWPCIPYGGGYGGGFGGGFGGGFGQIEVVQANNCVCPNDASQCDACNPPVG
- the LOC143219131 gene encoding uncharacterized protein LOC143219131 encodes the protein MDPRVSFSVLIFAGFGMFFNVVVANPAAVSKDISSDIAELFQDCKISNSITFTECLRRVKKQTHLHDIDSICLERCMVECAKVRRGDCAESCKYCTQRTARYINRVINITETVDERNNNSVSNTPVIVNVTNHIHVHNHYNTSSAKTATSPNTINVNQQYCPCYFTTWFPCYCHPQYPIYQYPYQWPYFGCGEFGQIRPCIQDEYIHILRPNIPNSTIQLTIPTISTTPTISTTPTTSTTSSTSTTPSTSTIATEPTIATEPTIPTEPTISTESIIRTTKSRLETRRARLQSLWRRH